The genomic region TGCCAGAGGCCGGGGCGGTCGGGGGTGACGGTGAGGGCGCCGTCGGGGCCGCGGTCGGGCGGGAGCTCGCGCCCGTCGGGGCGGACCACCGCGAGCACCTTCTGGCCCCCGCGGGGCTGGAGGGGATGGGCGCCGAGCACGAGGGCGGGCGGCGCGGGCCGGTCCTCGAGGCCGCCGGCGAGGTAGGCGGCGAAGCGCTGCATCGCGGGGAGGAAGCTCGTGCGGATCGTCCAGTCGCTCCAGGCGCGGTCGAGCGTGCTCGTGTAGAGCACCACCCGCCCCTTCCCGCGCCGCGCCTCGACCAGCGCCGGGGCGCCGTCGTCGTAGCTCGCGAGGACCCGCGGCGGCTCGGCCCCCTTCCCGCGGGCCGGCTCGAGCAGCATGTAGCGGAAGGTCCGCGTCCCGAGGAGCCCCTCGCGCGCCTGCCCCTCGAAGACCGAGAGCGCGGGGTGCGTCCAGTCGAGGTCGGCGAAGCGGGCGGCGCGCGCCTCGGCCCCGGGGGTGCCGCGCTCGGCGGCGGTCTTCACCAGCCGGAGCTTCTGCGGGAGCAGCGCGCCCAGCTCCTCGTCGTAGCGGTCCGCGTCCACCTCGTCCCCGAGCGCGATGAAGAGGCCGCCGCCCGCCTCCACCCACCTCGCGAGCTCGGCGGCGCGGGCCCCGACGCTGCGGACGTTCAGGAGGAAGAGGACGTCGTAGTCGGAGAGGCGGACGCCCCCTCCCCGGCCCTCCCCCGCTGCGCGGGAGAGGGAGGACGGCCCCGCGGACTCGGCTGGGGAAGCGCCCACCCCGGAGAACGCCTCCACGTCCACCACGGTGGGCCGCGCGGGCGAGGCGGGCGACGCGAGGGCGGCCTCGAGGAAGAAGCTCTCGTCCTTGTACTTCACCGGCGACGGCGCCCCGTCCACCACCAGGGCGCGGACCTCGTGCGGCACCGACACGGTGAGCGCGCGGGCGTCGTCCACCTCGAGCGCGTCGGGCGCCAGCGCGGCGGTCACGGCGGCGGGGCCGCCCAAGGCGAAGGACCAGGCGAGCGACTTCTTCGCGGTCCCGTTGGGCGGGAGCTCGGCGAAGGCGCGGATGGCGATGCGCTCCTCCTTGCCGGCGCCGACCCGGAGCTGCAGCGGGGCGTCCTTCACCGGGGCCCCGCCGTGGTTCGCGAGCGTGGCGGTGATCCGGTAGCCGCGGGGGCCGACGGCCGCGTCCGGCTCGGCGGCGATCGCCTCGACGGCGACGTTCGGGAGCGGCGCGCCGTCGGCGGCGTCGAGGAGCGTCACCTCCGGCCGGACCTTCGCGCCGCCCGGCCCCTCCACCAGCGGCGGCGGGCCGTCGAGCCGCCAGGCGGAGGCGGTGAGATCGGTGGCCACCGCGATCCGCTTGCCCATGGCGGCGAAGGCGGGGTCGGCGAGCGCCCGCGCCGCGGCGCCGACGCAGGCGGAGAGGTCGGAGTAGCCGAGGGTCGGCTCGGCCCCGGCGAGCTTGCGGCGCAGGCCGGCGCGGTCGAACGAGGGCGGCGCCGCCTCGGGCGCGCCGGGCCCGCCGCACCAGACGAAGGTGGCGGGCTCCTCGGTGGAGAGGTCGTCGAGCGCCTGGAGGGCCAGGGCGCGGCCGCGCTCGAAGAGGGTGCGGCCGCCGAGCTGGTAGGTCATCGAGGCCGAGGCGTCGAGCACGATGGCCACGGCGGAGGGCCCGCGGGGCGCGGCGGCGGCGGCCGCGGCGTCGCGCACGAGGCGCGGGCGGGCGATGGCGCCGGCGACGGCGGCGAGGAGCAGGGTGCGCGCCGCGAAGAGGAGGAGCTTGCGGAGCTTGAGCCGGCGCTCGGTCTGCTGGCGCGCCCGCAGGATGAAGTCGATGGCCGGGAACGGCACCGGCCGCGGCCGCCGCCGGAAGAAGAGGTGGATGGCGAGCGGGAGGGCCGCCGCGAGGAGGCCCCAGGCCAGCCCCGGGTGGAGGAACGAGAGGCTCACGCCGCGCTCCGCTCCCGGCGCGAGAGCCACGGCAAGAGCACCTGATCGAGCGGCCGGCCGGTGTCGCAGAGCTGGTAGTCGAGGTCGGCCGCCGCGGCGCCGCGCCGCACCTCCTCGAGCCAGCGCCCCAGCTCGGCGAGGTAGCCCTTCTTCACGTCGCGCCCGTGCGCCTCCACCTGCCGGGCGTCCTCCATGGACAGGAAGAGCGTCGGGTCGTCGAAGGGGAAGACGAGCTCGGCGGGGTCGAGGGTGTGGAAGACGGTCACGTCGTGCTTGCGGCGGCGGAGCTGCGCGAGCTTCCTGAGCACCGCCTCGTCGCGGTCGAAGAGATCGGAGAGCACCACCACGCTGGCGCGCCGCCCGGCCTGCTCGAGGACGAAGTCCACCGCCGCGCCGAGCGAGGTCGGCCCGGAGGGCGCGAGCCCCTCGAGCGTCTCCACCACCTGCGCGAGGTGGCTCGCGGCGGCCCGCGGCGCCACGTGGCGGACCACCCGGTCCTCCACCACCACCAGGCCGGCCGCGTCCTGCTGGCGCACGAGCAGGTAGGCGAGCGAGGCGGCGAGGGCGCTCGCGTAGTCGAGCTTGGTGAGCCGCTTCTCGTCGCCGCGGTAGCCCATGGAGCCGGAGGCGTCCACCACCAGCCAGGCGCGCAGGTTGGTCTCCTGCTCGAAGCGCTTCACGTAGTACTTGTCGAACTTGCCCCAGGCCTTCCAGTCGATGTGCCGCAGGTCGTCGCCGGGCGCGTACTCCTTGTGCTCGGCGAACTCGACCGACTGGCCGTGCTGCGGCGACTTGTGGAGCCCGGTGAGGAGGCCGTCGGTGATGGCGCGGACCCGCAGCTTGAGCGTCGCCAGCCGGGCCAGGACCACGGGATCGAGCAGGGGGTGCGCGCTCATGCCGCCTGGCCGCCCCTCCCCGGCCCTCCCCGCCCGAGCGGGGAGGGAGTGCCGCGGGGCACGCTCCTGCGCGCATGCCCCGAGCCCCTCTTCCCCTCTCCCGCGGAGCGGGGGAGGGTCAGGGAGGGGGTGCGGCCGGGAGTCCCGAGGCGGCTCACGCCTTCACCTGCTCCAGGAGCCGCTCCACGATCTGCTCGCTCGTCACGTCCTCGCTCTCGGCGCGGAAGTTCCGGATCACCCGGTGCACCAGCACCGGCTTCGCGAGGGCGCGCACGTCCTCCACGCTCGCGGCCATGCGGCCGTGGAGCACGGCGCGGGCCTTGGCGGCGAGGATGAGGTACTGGCTCGCGCGGGGGCCGGCGCCCCAGGAGACGAGCTCCTTCACGAAGGCGGGCGCGGCCGGGTCCTTGGGGCGGGTGAGGCGGACCAGGTCCACCGCGTGGCGGATCACGTGGTCGGCCACCGGGACGCGGAGCACCAGCTCCTGGAGCGCGCGGATCTGCTCCGGCGAGAGCACGCGCGAGAGCACCGGCCGGCGCGCCGCGGTGGTGGAGCGGACGATCTCCGCCTCCTCCTCCGCCGACGGGTAGTCCACGTCCACGTAGAACATGAACCGGTCGAGCTGCGCCTCGGGCAGGGGGTAGGTGCCCTCCTGCTCGATCGGGTTCTGGGTCGCGAAGACCAGGAACGGCAGGTCGAGCGGGTAGGTCCGCCCGCCGGCGGTGACCCGGTACTCCTGCATCGCCTGCAGCAGCGCGGCCTGCGTCTTCGGCGGGGTGCGGTTGATCTCGTCGGCGAGGAGCAGGTTCGCGAAGAGCGGCCCCTGCACGAAGCGGAAGACCCGCTTGCCGGTGGTCCGGTCCTCCTCCAGCACGTCGGTGCCGGTGATGTCGGAGGGCATGAGGTCCGGCGTGAACTGGATCCGGTTGAAGCTGAGGTGGAGCACCTCGGCCACGGTGGAGATGAGGAGCGTCTTCGCGAGCCCGGGCACGCCCACGAAGAGGCAGTGGCCGCGGGCGAAGAGCGCGGTGAGCAGGTGGTCCACCACGTCCTTCTGGCCGACGATGCGCTTCTCGATCTCGCCGAGCATCAGGCGGCGGGCCTCGGCGAGCTGCCGCACCGCCTCGAGGTCGGGCTCGGCGACGCGGGTCTCGAGCGGGATGGGGTCGTTCATGGTGGTCGGGTCTCCGTTCATCGCTCTCCCTCGGCGAGCAGCTTCGCGAACCGCTCCTCGCGCTGCGCGGCGGGCTTGTCGCCGAGCGCGGCCTGGGCCTGCGAGAGCCCGGCGTGGATCTCGGGGTCGAAGGGGTCCACGCGGTTGGCGAGCAACAGCTCGTCCCGCGCCTTCGCCCACTCCTTGCGGCGCACGTGGAGGCGGCCCATCTGCACGTGCAGCGGCGCGCGCTCCGGGTGGGCCGCCAGCGCCTCGGCGAGCGCGGCGCCGGCCTCGGCGTCGTGGCCGGTCATCATGGCGGCGGTGGCGTACTTGCTCGCCAGCACCGGGATCGCGGCGCCCACCTTCTTCACCGCCTTGCCGTACTCGAGCCGGGCCGCCTCCCAGCGGCCGCGCTCGCGGAAGATCTCGCCCAGCCGCGCGAAGCCGCGGGCCCGCTCGTCCGGGATCTCGCTCCACTCGCTGTGGGCGCCGCCGTGCTTCGGGTCGCCCTTGAACCGGAGCGGCCGCGTCTCCTTCTCGGCCCGCGCCGGGAGCGGCCGGGCGGCGATGTGCCGCTTCCAGCCGTCGAGGAAGCCGTCGAAGCTCGTGCCGAGCGCCTGGGCCACGGCGTCCTCGGCGGTGGCGCCCTTCGCGATCCGGTCGAGCACGCCGTTCATGAGCGGCCCGCCGCCCTTCTGCTCCAGGTACTCGACCGCGACCATCACCTCGGCGAAGGCGAGGGCGGCGGCGTGCTGCGAGGGGAGCTTGGCCATCGAGGGGTGCATCTGGGCGAAGGTGATGAGGGCGTCCTTCCTCGCCGCGTCGCGGAGCATCGTCGCCTGCTCGGTGGAGAGCGCCTCGCCGCCCTGGCCGCGCCAGCGGGTCTCCTCGAACTTGGCGATCCCCTCGTGCAGCCAGATGGGCGTGTTGTTTCGGGTGCGCCGCGTCACCACGTAGTGGACGTACTCGTGGGCGGCGGTGTCGAGCCAGTCGTAGCCCTGCAGGAGCGCCTTCGGCGAGACCACCATCAGCTTGTCGAACTTGCAGATGGCGATGGTGCCGCTGGTCTTGATCTCCTCCTCCTTCAAGGTCGAGAGCTTCGCGAGCTCCTTCGTGTCGTTCAGGAACTCGATGGTCACCTTGCCGGGCGGGGCGTAGCCGAGGTCCTTCTCGAGCGCGGCGCGCTGCGACTCGAGGGCGTCGAGGACGTAGGGGACGAGCACCTCGTCCTTGCCGCGCGGGTAGCTCACCACGAAGTGGGCGCCCTCGGCGCGCTGGTGCCCCTTGGTGACCTCGAGGGCGGTGCGGGCGAGGGCGCGGTAGTCGGGCTCGCCCGGCGTGTCCAGGCCCGCGGCGTCGAACAGCGCCACGGCGTCGGCGTAGCGCTGCTGGTGGAAGCGGAGCACGCCGGCGACGAAGGCGACGTCGGGGTCGGAGCCGTCCTTCGCCAGGAGCGGATCGACGATGGCCTTCGCGCCCTCCACGTCCTCGTCCTGCAGGAGCGCGAGGGCGTGCTGGAGGGCCTCGACTTCCGCGTGCCCGGCGCGCGCGGCGCGGGCCGGGAGCGGCAGCAGGGCGACGAGGAGCGCCAGGAGGAGGGCGCCGGCCCTCGAGCTGGAGCTCGCCACTCGCGCGCCTCTTCCCCTCTCCCGCGGAGCGGGGGAGGGATAGGGAGGGGGTGAGACGCGAGGCACCGCTGGCCGCCCCTCCCCTGCCCTCCCCGCCCGAGCGGGGAGGGAGTGCAGCGCGGGAGGCAGCGAGAGCGTGAGCCCCGGAGCCTGTTCCCCTCTCCCGCGGAGCGGGGGAGGGATGGGGAGGGGGCGCGGATGCGGCGGGCTCACTTCACCAGCTCCTGGTAGTAGCGCTTCACCTCGCCCTCGTAGGTCTGGGGGGCGCCCTGCTTCATGGCGTCGAGCAGGTCCTTGCGGAACTCCTCGGGAGCCTTGTAGGCCTCGGCGCCGGGGATCTCCACCTTCTCCGGGCTCGGGGCGTCCTCGCCGTCGCCCTGACCGGAGCCGGGCTGGGTCTGGCCGAAGGGGAACGGGAAGCCGTCGCCGCCGCCGCCGGGGCGGGCGTTCTTCGCCACCTCCTCGAGCCCCTTCTGGAAGCGGTCGAGCGAGTCCATCGCCTGGCGCTGGTGCCCCTGGCCGCGCTGCGGGTCGCGCTGGGCGAGCTCGCCCGCGGCCTGCATCATCTCCCCCTGCGCCTCGCTCATCTGCTGGTCGGCCTCGGGCGGGAAGACCGGGGCCTTCTGCGCCAGCTCGGAGAGCTTCTGCCGCAGCTCGCCGGCGCGGCGCTGCAGCCCGTCCTGCCGCTTCGAGAGCCGGTCGAGCTGCTCCTGCTGCGCCTTGCCGAGCAGGCCCTTCGGGTCGGGGAAGAGCTGCTCGAGCTGCTGCCGGAGCTCGCGCGCCAGCGGGAGCGCCTTGCCGGCGTGCCGGGCCGCCTCCTCCAGCTGGCGGGCGTCGCGCGGCTGGCCCAGCTGACCCAGCCTGGCGAAGCGGGCCTCGTCCTCGAGCGAGGTCGCGAGCCGCTGCAGCGGCGCGGCGGCGCGGCGGGCCGAGTCGAGGGCGGCGTCGAGGTCCTGGGCGCCGAGGGCCCGGCCGGCGTCGCCGAGCCGGTCGCGGGCCTGCTGCGCGTCGTCGTCGGGGCGCTGCGGCACCGCCTGGCGCGACGCCTCCACCTCGCGCCGCGCCTGCTCGGCGAGCTGCTGGAGCTTGCGGGTCTGGCCCTTCAGCTGCGCCAGCTTCTCGCCCACCTTCTTGCGGTACTGCTGCCGGATCGCGCCGGTCTCCGACTCGACCTGCTGCTGCTCGGCCCGGACCTTCCCGAGCTCGTCCTTGAAGGCGAGCATCTCCTTCATGAGCCCGGCGTTGCGCCGGCCCGGCTCGCCGGCCGTGCGCTCCAGCCCGGCGAGCATGTCCTGCATGGCGCTGCCCATGGCGTCGAGCGCCTTCATGGCGCCCTCGAGGTCGCCCTGCGCGAGCTTCTTCTCCACCTCGTCCATGCCGCCGGCGAGGTCGCGGCTCTTCTGCAGCTCCGCCAGCGCCTCG from Anaeromyxobacter paludicola harbors:
- a CDS encoding AAA family ATPase — protein: MNDPIPLETRVAEPDLEAVRQLAEARRLMLGEIEKRIVGQKDVVDHLLTALFARGHCLFVGVPGLAKTLLISTVAEVLHLSFNRIQFTPDLMPSDITGTDVLEEDRTTGKRVFRFVQGPLFANLLLADEINRTPPKTQAALLQAMQEYRVTAGGRTYPLDLPFLVFATQNPIEQEGTYPLPEAQLDRFMFYVDVDYPSAEEEAEIVRSTTAARRPVLSRVLSPEQIRALQELVLRVPVADHVIRHAVDLVRLTRPKDPAAPAFVKELVSWGAGPRASQYLILAAKARAVLHGRMAASVEDVRALAKPVLVHRVIRNFRAESEDVTSEQIVERLLEQVKA
- a CDS encoding peptidase MA family metallohydrolase; protein product: MASSSSRAGALLLALLVALLPLPARAARAGHAEVEALQHALALLQDEDVEGAKAIVDPLLAKDGSDPDVAFVAGVLRFHQQRYADAVALFDAAGLDTPGEPDYRALARTALEVTKGHQRAEGAHFVVSYPRGKDEVLVPYVLDALESQRAALEKDLGYAPPGKVTIEFLNDTKELAKLSTLKEEEIKTSGTIAICKFDKLMVVSPKALLQGYDWLDTAAHEYVHYVVTRRTRNNTPIWLHEGIAKFEETRWRGQGGEALSTEQATMLRDAARKDALITFAQMHPSMAKLPSQHAAALAFAEVMVAVEYLEQKGGGPLMNGVLDRIAKGATAEDAVAQALGTSFDGFLDGWKRHIAARPLPARAEKETRPLRFKGDPKHGGAHSEWSEIPDERARGFARLGEIFRERGRWEAARLEYGKAVKKVGAAIPVLASKYATAAMMTGHDAEAGAALAEALAAHPERAPLHVQMGRLHVRRKEWAKARDELLLANRVDPFDPEIHAGLSQAQAALGDKPAAQREERFAKLLAEGER
- a CDS encoding DUF58 domain-containing protein; this encodes MSAHPLLDPVVLARLATLKLRVRAITDGLLTGLHKSPQHGQSVEFAEHKEYAPGDDLRHIDWKAWGKFDKYYVKRFEQETNLRAWLVVDASGSMGYRGDEKRLTKLDYASALAASLAYLLVRQQDAAGLVVVEDRVVRHVAPRAAASHLAQVVETLEGLAPSGPTSLGAAVDFVLEQAGRRASVVVLSDLFDRDEAVLRKLAQLRRRKHDVTVFHTLDPAELVFPFDDPTLFLSMEDARQVEAHGRDVKKGYLAELGRWLEEVRRGAAAADLDYQLCDTGRPLDQVLLPWLSRRERSAA
- a CDS encoding vWA domain-containing protein, whose translation is MSLSFLHPGLAWGLLAAALPLAIHLFFRRRPRPVPFPAIDFILRARQQTERRLKLRKLLLFAARTLLLAAVAGAIARPRLVRDAAAAAAAPRGPSAVAIVLDASASMTYQLGGRTLFERGRALALQALDDLSTEEPATFVWCGGPGAPEAAPPSFDRAGLRRKLAGAEPTLGYSDLSACVGAAARALADPAFAAMGKRIAVATDLTASAWRLDGPPPLVEGPGGAKVRPEVTLLDAADGAPLPNVAVEAIAAEPDAAVGPRGYRITATLANHGGAPVKDAPLQLRVGAGKEERIAIRAFAELPPNGTAKKSLAWSFALGGPAAVTAALAPDALEVDDARALTVSVPHEVRALVVDGAPSPVKYKDESFFLEAALASPASPARPTVVDVEAFSGVGASPAESAGPSSLSRAAGEGRGGGVRLSDYDVLFLLNVRSVGARAAELARWVEAGGGLFIALGDEVDADRYDEELGALLPQKLRLVKTAAERGTPGAEARAARFADLDWTHPALSVFEGQAREGLLGTRTFRYMLLEPARGKGAEPPRVLASYDDGAPALVEARRGKGRVVLYTSTLDRAWSDWTIRTSFLPAMQRFAAYLAGGLEDRPAPPALVLGAHPLQPRGGQKVLAVVRPDGRELPPDRGPDGALTVTPDRPGLWQVKVEEPGAAPRLDPRLAFAVQPDPRESDTRRIDPTELTAWLGGADHAKVTGEKSAAAQRTVPLWSWLLLLGLAAFLAEGALAR